In Nitrospirota bacterium, a single window of DNA contains:
- a CDS encoding substrate-binding domain-containing protein, producing MRSMKTSMAILAALASIAGVAVSAQAQTVLNIAGASAAKPFVEEVPVTLCNNPTGTGATLVPGATAPRIFMDGSLGPAGNRLANSKFITWVCEATNVVGLPSIVVRYQSTSSSGGIDKPNAFPTVNNDGVTPNPAAREVYVLENPASCGAPTTELDALGRTRQFYPSCTQFSANPTTNAAGALVVNLGVSDVAATSFGQTSVGYIGSTLQGSIVVGPRADGNITSSRPVVVPFSIVLGSAVKLINPAGGSVIGPVRNLTQLQIEALFSRNVTRWTQFSGIGADTNGDGVVNGSDNQTIVLCQRRAGSGTKAAFDQTLMKDANEHTGQTPTGSGSFNLTLGTPATPTAGPTTLSGISNSDVRDCIQGNASPTIPSNDPFPFPGARPAHPSAAAYMEAEQAATVSPAAGYVVAVDGGKALRNDSANGHVPPVEEAAYFGNEKENVRCGKQQYWVFEAFNTRNVPPAGANEQILISAFLNQAESATIINNLPNVGRYWVSPQEMHVTKSQDKGPVNWKSNVTGVPACLTAVNDRP from the coding sequence ATGAGATCAATGAAGACATCCATGGCAATCCTCGCTGCGCTGGCGTCGATTGCAGGAGTGGCTGTGTCGGCCCAGGCCCAGACGGTCTTGAACATCGCCGGCGCCTCGGCGGCCAAACCATTCGTCGAAGAAGTGCCGGTCACCCTTTGTAACAATCCAACGGGGACGGGCGCGACCCTAGTGCCTGGCGCAACTGCGCCGCGTATTTTCATGGACGGCTCGCTCGGCCCGGCGGGGAATCGTCTGGCCAATTCTAAGTTCATTACCTGGGTCTGCGAAGCCACCAACGTCGTTGGCTTGCCCAGCATCGTGGTGCGGTATCAATCCACTAGCTCATCAGGCGGGATCGATAAACCGAACGCGTTCCCGACGGTCAACAATGACGGCGTGACCCCGAACCCGGCGGCCCGGGAGGTGTACGTCCTTGAGAATCCCGCGTCTTGCGGCGCACCGACGACGGAACTCGATGCGCTGGGTCGGACGAGACAGTTCTATCCCAGCTGTACGCAATTCAGTGCAAACCCGACCACCAATGCGGCAGGAGCTCTGGTGGTGAATCTGGGCGTGTCTGACGTGGCGGCCACCTCATTCGGCCAGACCTCGGTCGGATATATCGGGTCGACGTTACAGGGATCGATCGTCGTCGGTCCTCGCGCCGACGGCAATATCACTTCGAGCCGTCCAGTCGTGGTGCCCTTCTCCATCGTGCTGGGCAGCGCGGTGAAATTGATCAATCCGGCCGGCGGTTCCGTGATCGGCCCGGTTCGCAACTTGACGCAGTTGCAGATCGAGGCGCTCTTTTCCCGTAACGTGACACGTTGGACCCAGTTCAGTGGAATCGGGGCCGATACCAACGGTGACGGGGTCGTGAATGGCTCGGACAATCAGACGATCGTCTTGTGCCAGCGTCGTGCCGGATCCGGCACGAAGGCGGCCTTCGATCAGACCTTGATGAAGGATGCGAACGAGCATACCGGCCAAACGCCAACCGGCAGCGGCAGCTTCAATTTGACGCTGGGTACGCCGGCGACTCCAACAGCAGGGCCGACGACGCTGTCCGGTATCTCGAACAGCGATGTGCGGGACTGCATCCAGGGCAACGCCAGCCCGACCATTCCCTCGAACGATCCGTTCCCATTCCCGGGCGCGCGCCCGGCCCATCCGTCCGCGGCCGCCTATATGGAAGCGGAACAGGCTGCAACTGTGAGTCCGGCTGCCGGCTATGTGGTGGCGGTGGACGGTGGCAAGGCGTTGCGCAACGATAGCGCCAACGGCCATGTGCCCCCGGTCGAAGAAGCGGCCTATTTTGGCAACGAGAAGGAAAATGTTCGCTGCGGCAAACAGCAGTACTGGGTGTTCGAAGCGTTCAACACCCGGAATGTGCCTCCAGCCGGCGCGAACGAACAGATTCTCATCAGTGCATTCTTGAACCAGGCGGAAAGCGCAACCATCATCAACAATCTGCCTAACGTCGGGCGGTATTGGGTTTCGCCACAGGAAATGCACGTGACGAAGTCCCAAGACAAGGGCCCGGTTAACTGGAAGTCCAACGTGACTGGCGTGCCGGCATGTTTGACAGCCGTGAACGATAGGCCATAA
- a CDS encoding TonB family protein produces the protein MAGYKGFEKKKSKLGTTLLIVGVVHLGIGGGLYWVSQTQWGQDLIKVYKLNAFKKEEPPPPPEKEPEPEPEPEPAKPEPKPQEAPPPPPPTAEAPPPPKASDAPGPPPVSSDPFAVGKGRGRFAGYTDILTASIQSKYQQPPSLQDDLEYAVLCELIIDEQGRVLQYRLINSSGSLLFDQSALDALAKVAEVRPPPPGMDRTIVVKFFPPT, from the coding sequence ATGGCCGGCTACAAGGGTTTTGAAAAAAAGAAGAGCAAGCTCGGTACGACGCTCCTGATCGTGGGCGTGGTGCATCTTGGCATCGGGGGTGGTTTGTATTGGGTGTCCCAAACCCAATGGGGCCAGGACTTGATCAAGGTCTATAAGCTGAACGCGTTCAAAAAAGAGGAGCCGCCCCCGCCACCGGAAAAAGAACCGGAGCCGGAGCCTGAACCGGAGCCAGCCAAGCCGGAACCCAAGCCGCAAGAGGCCCCGCCGCCACCGCCACCGACGGCGGAAGCGCCGCCGCCTCCCAAGGCGTCGGATGCGCCCGGTCCACCACCGGTCAGCTCGGACCCCTTTGCCGTCGGCAAGGGCCGGGGACGGTTCGCCGGCTACACGGATATTCTGACGGCCTCAATTCAATCGAAGTATCAGCAACCGCCGTCGCTTCAAGACGATCTGGAATATGCGGTGCTGTGCGAACTCATCATCGATGAGCAGGGCCGTGTGCTGCAATATCGACTCATCAACTCATCCGGCAGCCTCTTGTTCGATCAATCCGCGCTCGACGCCCTCGCGAAAGTGGCCGAAGTCCGGCCTCCCCCTCCCGGCATGGACCGCACCATTGTCGTCAAGTTCTTTCCCCCGACCTAG
- a CDS encoding biopolymer transporter ExbD — translation MRRFSRKSHGAVADINMTPLLDLAWVLLVIFIITTTAAVQGIELKLPESTPHETEMETTTPTISVKKNGDVYMDEERVKLSELEKLIRDLKAAKGGKLPLVLRGDSGVEYKHVVAVLDILQRIPVEDLAIATKPTNEP, via the coding sequence ATGAGACGATTTTCGAGAAAGAGTCACGGCGCGGTCGCCGATATCAACATGACGCCCCTGCTGGACCTGGCCTGGGTGCTGCTCGTGATTTTCATCATCACGACGACGGCGGCGGTGCAGGGGATCGAGCTGAAACTGCCTGAATCCACGCCGCATGAAACGGAAATGGAAACCACCACGCCGACGATTTCCGTGAAGAAGAACGGCGACGTGTATATGGACGAGGAGCGCGTCAAGCTCAGCGAACTGGAGAAACTCATTCGCGATTTAAAAGCGGCCAAGGGCGGCAAGTTGCCGCTCGTCCTTCGCGGAGACTCCGGCGTCGAATACAAACATGTCGTCGCAGTACTGGATATTCTGCAACGGATTCCGGTCGAGGATTTGGCGATTGCGACGAAACCGACCAATGAACCGTAG
- a CDS encoding MotA/TolQ/ExbB proton channel family protein yields MEMSSGGVAFALNHATLEGKITIGVLLLFSLVSWTVIINKFRQLAKAKKRNGLFLGYYSKAKGPLVIFGKGPIKLLQGSPMYEVYFGGCEELKVQQEKYGVEQIPHHGMSAVRIALERVLGEAAVSLESGMIVLATAISGGPFIGLLGTVWGVMDTFAGIGKAQSATLATMAPGVASALIATVAGLMVAIPSLFCYNFLVTKTKTLTMELDNFAAHLETVFMTDYLQEKKGAAAATDDIEDYRPGGHRQEAEPSAAATGH; encoded by the coding sequence ATGGAAATGAGTTCAGGAGGCGTGGCGTTTGCGCTCAACCACGCGACGCTCGAAGGCAAGATTACCATCGGGGTGTTGTTGTTGTTTTCGCTCGTCAGCTGGACGGTGATTATCAACAAGTTCCGCCAGTTGGCCAAGGCCAAGAAGCGGAATGGCCTGTTTCTTGGTTATTACTCCAAGGCGAAAGGCCCGCTGGTGATCTTCGGGAAAGGCCCGATCAAACTGTTGCAAGGCTCGCCGATGTACGAGGTCTATTTCGGGGGGTGCGAAGAACTGAAGGTGCAGCAGGAAAAGTATGGGGTGGAACAGATTCCGCATCATGGCATGAGCGCGGTGCGAATTGCCCTCGAACGGGTGTTGGGGGAAGCGGCCGTCAGCCTTGAGTCCGGCATGATCGTGCTGGCGACGGCCATCAGCGGCGGCCCCTTCATCGGATTACTCGGAACGGTCTGGGGAGTCATGGATACCTTCGCCGGCATCGGCAAGGCCCAGTCGGCGACCCTCGCGACGATGGCCCCTGGCGTGGCCTCAGCGCTCATCGCGACGGTCGCGGGGCTCATGGTCGCGATCCCCTCCCTCTTTTGCTACAACTTTCTCGTGACGAAGACCAAAACGCTCACGATGGAACTGGATAACTTCGCAGCCCATCTTGAAACCGTGTTCATGACGGACTATCTCCAAGAAAAGAAGGGCGCGGCTGCTGCGACCGACGATATCGAAGACTACCGGCCTGGCGGGCACCGTCAAGAAGCCGAACCGTCCGCCGCGGCGACAGGGCATTGA